CGAACGGGCAGCAGCGCGGCCACCTCTGCGTCACCCGGGCGGGTGGCAAGTGCCTCGGCGCGCACCCACGCGGGCGGCACGCGCAGGGGCACCAGCGTCACCCGCCCCGCCCGCGTGGCCGGGGCGCCAAACAGCAGGGCCGCCTTGAGGCCCATCAGGGTAACGGTCATGTCGGCCTCCACGCTCAGGTCCGGCAGGGCCGCGCTGGACGCATCCAGACCGCTGGGCAGGTCAATGGACAGCACCGGAACCCCCGCGTCGTGGGCGGCGTTCAACGCCCCCATCACCCCGGCCAGGGCCGGACGCAGCGGCGGCACGAAGCCGGTGCCCAGCAGGCCGTCCACCAGCACCCCGGCGGAGGCGGAGGCGCGGCGCAGGGCGGCCACAAGGAGGGGTTGCACCTCGCCGCCAGTGGCCCGCAGACGGCGGCGGTTCAGGCGGGTCAGTGGGTGCTTACTCGGCTGTGCCAGCACGCGCACCGTCCGGCCCAGGGTCAGCAGGTGGCGGGCAGCCACCAGAGCGTCCCCACCGTTGGCCCCGCCGCCTGCCAGCAGCAGCACCGGCCCCTCCGGAAAGGAGGCCTGAACCGCATCGGCCACCGCCCGCCCGGCCTCCTCCATCGTCAGGTCCAGCAGCCCGGCGCTTTCCAGCCGGGCGTCTACCCGCCGCGCGCCGCCAGGACTCAGGATAGATTCGCTCATGCCCGCTTATAGCGCACCCCATGCGACGGCGCCCACGCCACGGCCTGGTGGCAGAAGGCTATGACCGAACCGTCTGCCTTGTCAACGGGCGCTAGGTCAACGCGCCGCGCAGGGCCAGGAACAGCACCAGCACCACCACGGCGATCAGCACCCAGCGCATTCCCTTGAACAGCGGGTTGGCCGCGAACTGCGCCTTGACCTCGGCGTCGGCGTCCTCCTTGGAGCGCTTCATGCCCAGCCGCTGGCCGCGCCGGATCGAGCGCACCGCCTCGCCCATCTTGCCCTGGCGGCGCAGCGCCACGCCCAGATTGTGGTGGCCGCCGTCGTAATCGGGATTCAGGCGAATCACCTCGCGGTATCGGGCCTCGGCCCCGGCGTAGTCGCCCGCCTCGATGTCCAGATTGCCCAGGTTGGTCAGCGCGCGGTAGTGGCCCGCATCGGCCTCCAGCGCCTGCTCGAACAGCGTCCTGGCCCCGGCCCCCTGTTCCTGCAACGCCATCAGCACGCCCTGGATGTTCAGCGCCTCGGCCCGCGTCAGGGGCTCGCTCAGCGCCGGGGCCAGTCCGGCGGCCAGGATCTCCGGGTCCGGCTCCTTGAGGTGGGCGGCCAGAGCCTCCAGGGCCGTGGCCAGCACGTCTGGATCGGCGACGCGGCGCAGCACGCTCAGCTCGGCGGCGTCGGCCTTGCCCGCCAGCGCCTCGCGGTAATCGGCCAGCGCCCGGCGCGCCGAGGGGTAGCGCCGCGCCCGCACCGTTTCCTGAAAGCGGAACACCGCCTCCAGCGCCTCCTGGATGTCGGGGCCGGCTCCGTTCACGCGCGAGACGGCCAGCGCGCGCCGCCACTCTCCGGCGCGAATGACCTCGCCCAGATCGGGCAGGGCGGCGGGGGCAGCGGCGGACGGCTCCGCTGGCCTGGAACTGGAACGAACGGGATCAGACATCAGGGCCGATGATATGCCGTGCAGGGACGGGCGAGGGCGGCGGGCTTCGCATTCCGGCTGGCCCGCTCACTGCTCTACCCCACTCCTGGCAACGGAAGCTGACTGGACGCGGCGGGACTGGAGGCGGTCTGCAACAACCCCGCCGCGCGCCCCCCCTCCAGACACTCCCGAGTCGCCGGACAGTTGCCACCCCCGCGCTGTGGCAGCATGGGTGGCGTGAATGCTTCCTTTCTCCCACGCACCGCCCTGATCACCGGCGTGATCATCGGCGCGCTGAATATCGTGTTTGGCGGCCTGGAATACGGCTTTGCCAGCCTGCCCGTCTGGTTCTATCTGGTGCAGCTGCTGCTGATTCCCGCCATGCTGGTGCCCATGTTCTACTTTCCGCAGGCCGCCGTCGCACATGACTACCTGCGCCGGGCCGCCTACTTCGCCATGGGCTGGGCCGTTCCGTTCGCCATCTACAAGTTCTCGCTGGACGTGCTGAGCCCCACCTTCAGCCCCGCCGCCTCGCTGAGCAGCTACGTCGTCGTGATCGCCGCCTTCTCGCTGATCATGGCGGCCATCCGCAAGCCGATGAAGTAGGCTCCCGCTCCCTTTTCGTTGCTCGACGTCCGGCTGCCCGGTGTGCGGCGCCCGCCTAGCTCGGCCCAACCTCGTACACCGCCTGCCACGGCTTGTAGACGGTGCTGGTTCTGTCGGTGCGCACGCCGCTGGCGTCCTTAATGGTGCGCTGAATGTACAGGCTGTAGCCGTCGGCCGCCCAGTCCACCTGCCGGGTGATGCCGGGGCGCAGGTTCGGGTTGACCACGTACTTGGCCGGCGGGTGCGCCTTGCGCGACAGGATCACGGCGGGACTGACCGTGACGGTGCGCTGCGGCTTGACGCCCCAGACCTGCACCTCCAGCGTGCTGGCCGCGTCATCGTTGATGGTTCGGAGGATCAGCGGACCGCCGGTGTCGTTGCCGAACTTAAGGTCCAGCCCCGGATCGTAGACGGCGGCCTCGAAGCCCACCTGCGGCTCGTAGTAGCCCACGCGGTAGGAGTGCTGGTTGCGCTCCACCACCGGCAGCCCGGCCCCGTACATCGCCCGGAAGGCCGTGGTGCTGACCTGACACACGCCGCCGCCCAGCCCGTCCACCGTGCGCCCACCGCTGATGATCAGCCCGCCCACGAAGCCGTTGTCCGCCGTGATACTGCCCAGGCTCTCCAGAAAACTGAAGGTCCCCTCCGCCGGAACCACCGCGCCGTCGATCTTGGCGGCGGCGTTGGCGACGTTGGTGCGCCGCTCGGGGCTGCTGTTGTAATAGGTGCTGACGCCGGTGTGGATCAGTTCCAGCCGGCTGGCGTCGGGCAACTGCGCCAGCGTCAGCGTGGGGCTGACCTTCTTGGACACCAGGGTCATGCTGGTCCTGTCCGCGTCCAGCACGCCTGTACGGAACGCCGCGTAGGCCGCCTGCTGGGTGACACGCCCCGCCTTCTCGGGCACCTTGACCAGCTTGTCACCCTTGAAGGCGAAGCGGGCGTTCCGCGCCGGCTGGTCAATGAATCCGGTCAGCAACGCGAACGCCCGCTTCAGGGCCGCCTCGTCCGGAACGATGCCCTGCGGCTTGACCCAGTACAGGTTGGCCACCTGCAGCGGTGTCAGCACGCCCTTGCGCGTGGTCCCGGCCAGCGTGACCCCGAAGGGCCGCATCAGCGCGTTGCCCCGGTTCACGTGGCCCTGCAGCACGTCGGCGGTGTACTGCGCCTTCCACTCCCGGACCGGAACCCGGATGGTGGTGGACGTGGGTGCGGCAGCATAGATCGTGGCGGCTGCGGCCGCGTCGTACTGACGGCCCGGCGCGTCCCTGACCGTCACGGCGTACTTCAGCGTTTTGGAATCAAAGGCCACGGCGGCATTCCTCGGCTGCGCGTTCAGGCTGCCGGTCAGAGTGGACAGCGTCGCCCTGGCCACCGCCGCGTCAACCGCCGCGATCAACGGAAAATCCTGCGGCTGCTCCTGGCCGATCACGTCCCTGACCCGCTGTACGAGGGTGCGCTCAGCGGTGGCCCTCTCAGCGGCGGCCACGCTGGTTGCGGCGTCAGCGTGCCAGCCCAGCTGATCGGCCCCCAGCGTCCAGGTCTGCTCGCGGGCCGTGACCGTTATCTGGGGGGCGGCGGCGGCGCGGTCACCCAGAACCGCCAGCGCCTGATCGCGGGTCAGGCCGCCCACATCCACGCCCGCCACCGTCAAGCCCGGCGCCAGCCGGTCCCCGGCGCTGGCCGCCACGCCCACGGCCAGGGCTCCACCCAGGAGTACTGCCGCCGAAACACCCATCACCCAGAACTTCACAGGTTCCAGTGTAAGGAGATTCACCGTGGGGTGTGAGAGATTTTCACACTCTGGCGCGGGTGTTGCGGCGGTTTGCCCCTTTGTTCGCCCCAGTCGAACACACACAAAAGCTGGGGGCCAGTCCGCAGACCCGCCCCCAGCCTCATCCCGAAAAAGCGTCTACTCGCTCTGCTTCTCCTCGGCCTGCGCGGCCAGCTCGGCCTGACGCTCGGCGCGGGGATTAACGCCGCTCAGCACGCGTGCGAAGGCGTCCACCACCTGATCAATCTGCTCTCTGGTGATCGTGATGGGCGGCAGGAACCGCACCACCAGCGGCGTCGCCTGCAGGGCCATCACGCCCTCGTCGTGTTCCAGGGCAGTGATGTACGGCGCGCTCTTTTCCTTGAGTTCCACGCCGATCATCAGGCCCATGCCGCGCACCTCGCGGATCTTGGGAGACTGAATGGCGCGCAGCCGTTCCATGAAGTACGCGCCCTTCTCGCGGGCCTGCTCGGCCATGCCCTCGCGCTTCATGGCGCGGATCGCGGCGAGCCCGGCGGCCATGCTCAGCGGGTTGCCGCCGAAGGTGGTGCCGTGGCCGCCAGCAGGCATGCGGTCGGCCACCTCGCCGGTCATCACGAACGCGCCGATGGGCACGCCGCCCGCCATCGCCTTGGCCAGCGTCATGCCGTCGGGGGTCACGCCGAAGTGTTCAGTGGCGAACATCTTGCCGGTGCGGCAGAACCCGGTCTGGATCTCGTCCAGAATCAGCAGCGCGCCCTTCTCCCTGGTGATGCGGCGGGCCTCCTGAATAAATTCCATGGTGGCGGGACGCACGCCGCCCTCGCCCTGCACCGGCTCCAGAATGACGGCGGCGGTTTCCTCGGTCACGGCGCCACGCAGTTCTTCAATGTTGCCGTAGGTCACGAAGTCCACGTTCTTATTGTCCACGGCGTCGCCGAAGGGTTCGCGGTACTTGGGCTCCCAGGTCAGGGCCAGCGCACCCAGGCTGCGTCCGGAGAAACCGCGTTTCATGCTCACGAAGCGCTTGCGGCCTGTGCCGGTGATGGCGAACTTCTTGGCCGCCTCCATCGCCTCGGTGCCGGAGTTGCACAGGAACACGCGGTCCAGGCCCGCCGGCAGGATGCCCACCAGTTCCTGCAGGAACTCGGCGCGTTTGTCGTTGGGCACACTCTGGGGCATAACCATCAACCGGCCCGCCTGCTCCTGGATGGCCTTGACCACGTCCGGGTGGCTGTGGCCAATGTTGGCGACGCCGTAGCCCGCCACGCAGTCGATGTACGAGCGCCCGTTCTCGTCCCAGACGGTGGCGCCCAGGCCACGCACCATCACGACCTCGTGTTTGTTGTACACGCCGCTGTCGTGCTTGAGTTCGGCGGCCAGCCACTTGCTTTGGGTCTTGCTTTCAGGGGTTGCGGTCATAGATTCCTCCGTTTGAGATCAGTGTAGGCGTCGTGGGCGAAAAAGACGGTCAGGTGTCCAGCCTTCTGGACCGGGCGTGCTGAACTGGGCGGGGGCGGGGCTCAGACCGGAACCGGCGGACGGGCGCGTCTGGGCCGCAGGTTCAGCAGCGCCAGCCCGGCCAGGATGACGCCCACGCCGACGACCGACAGCACGCCCACCCGCTCCCCGGCCACCGCGCCCCAGAACAATCCCTACACCGGCAGCAGGTAGGTCACCCCCACCACCTGCGTGCTGGAAACGCGCGACAGCAGGCCGTAGTACAGCAGGTACGCGAACCCGCTGCCGAACACGCCCAGAAACAGCATGGACAGCACGGCCTGCGAGGTCAGGGCCGAGGGCGCGGGGCCAAGCAGGGCGGCGGGCAGCAGCATCACCCCGGCCAGCGTCAGCTGCGTGGTGGCCAGGCCCACCGGGTTCAGGCCGCCCAGCGTGCGCTTGGCGATCACGGTGGCAATGGCGTAGCCCAGCCCCGCCGCCGCCAGCACCGTCACCCCAAGTGTGCTGGCGTGCCCGCCGCTGAGGCCGCCAAAGACCGTCAGGCCCACGCCGCCCAGCCCGATCAGCACGCCCAGAATGACGCGGACGCTGGGGGCGATCTCGCGCACGCCCAGGCTGATCATCAGCGTGAACAGCGGCGTGGTGGCGTTCAGGATGGCGGCGATGTTGCTGGACACGGTCAGCTCGCCCCACGCGAAGAAGGTCCACGGCACCACGTTGTTGAAAAAGGCCACCAGCAGCAGCGGCTTCCACAACCCTGCGGGCGGCAGCGTGTGGCGGCCCAGCCGCAGCGCCAGCCACAGCACCGCCGCGCCGAACACGCACCGGAGCAGCGCCATCCACAGCGGCGGGAACACGTCGCCGCCCCACTTGATCAGCAAAAAGGAAATGCCCCACACGGCCGAGAGCAGAAAAAGCTGGAAAGCGTCCTGACGGGTCACGGCCTGACTCTAGCGGCATCGGGAACAGCAGGGCCGGACAGAGCGGGGCGCAGGCGGGCCAGTTCCGGCGTCAGCGCGGGCCAGTCTTCGGTCTGGTCGGCTCCCGGCGCCCAGTTTTCCTTGCCGCTCCAGCGGTCCACCGCCAGCGAGTAGACGCTGGTCCGGGCCAGGTCGCTGTCCAGAATCGGGCGGGTCTGCTGTCCGATCCGCAAGTCGGGAAACAGCCGTTCGGAAAGCACGCGCAGGGCTTCCCGCGCCTCCTCACGGTCTGCCAGCAGACGGGCCGTGCCGAACGCCACGACGCTGCGGTACTGCACCGACAGTTCCAGCGGATTGTTGCTGGGCAGCAGAGCGCCAATCTCGCTGGCCTCGAAGGTGGCCGGGTGGCCCTGCCCCACGTTCGCCCACAGCCGCCCGGTGATGTTGGTGTGGTACACGATGTCGTGCGTCTCGGGGCGGTAGGCGAAGGCCAGCGTGGTGATAAAGGGGAAAGGCTGCCCGTCCCCGGATTGCCACACGGTGGCCACCCGCCCGATCTCCACGCGGGCCAGCAGGGCGCGGACCCAGGCGTCCTCCCGGCGGTTCTGCGGGCGGCGGCTCACGCTGGGGTCACGCTGCTGGGGATCGTAGAAGTTGCTCACGCCGGTAGACTAGCCGGATGGTGGCCCCTCGCAAAGCTCCACTTCAGACCAGAATCAGCAGTCCACTTCCGGGGGAGCTGCCGGTGGCGCTGACCCTGGAGCGCGGCGTGGCCCGGCCTCTTCAAGCCCAGCTGGCTGACACCCTGCGGGCGGCGGCGCTGTCGGGCGCACTGCCCGCGGGCCTGACCCTGCCCGGCTCGCGCACGCTGGCCGCCGAGCTGGGCGTGACGCGCGGCGTGGTGGCCAACGCCTACGCGGAACTGGTGGCGGACGGCACGCTGGAGGCGACGGTGGGGCGCGGCACGCGCGTCTCGGCCGGGGCCGCGCAGGCCAGCAGTGCGGGCGGCGGCGCCCCCGGCTGGTTCGTGACTCCGCCCGCGGCCCCGGTGGACGGACCGGACCGGGCAGCCGGCATTCATTTCCGGGTGGGGGTGGCGACCACGGCCACGCTGGACACGCGGGCGTGGCGGCAGGCCTGGGCGGCGGCGGCGCGGGCCACTGTGTCTGGCGACTACGGCGATCCGGCGGGTGAACCGGAGGTGCGGGCGGCGCTGGCAGCGTTCGTGGCGCGGTCACGCGGCCTGAGTGCCCCGCCGGAGCGGGTGCTGGTCACGGCGGGTTCCCTGCAGGCGCTGAACCTGATCCTGCGCCTGCTGCCTCCCCAGTCCGGCGTGCTGTTCGAGGCCACCGGCTACCGGGCGGCGCGGCAGGCCATCCTGGACGCCGGGCACGTTCCTGTGCCGCTGGAGCAGGACGCGGACGGCCCGGTGGTCAGCGCCGACACGCCGCCGGCCCGGCTGGCCTACATGACGCCCAGCCACGGCTTCCCCCTGGGCGGGCGCATGAGCGTGCCGCGCCGGCTGGCCCTGCTGGAGTGGGCCGCCAGACACGACGCCCTGATCGTGGAAGACGACTACGACAGCGAATTCAGGTACGGCGCGTCGCCGCTGCCCACGCTGGCGGGCCTGGACCCCCAGGGCAACCGCGTGCTGTACCTGGGCACGCTGTCCAAGGTGCTGACGCCGGGCGTGCGGACCGGCTTCCTGATCGGCCCGCCTGCGCTGATGCCCGCGCTGGTCCGCGCCCGCACGCTGCTGGATTCGGGCCACCCGCTGCCGGTTCAGCACGCGCTGCTGCACCTGTTGCGAACGGGCGAGGTGGACCGCCACATTCGCCGCACGCGCCGCTGGCACGCCGGGGTGCGGGCGGTGCTGACCCGGGTGCTGGAGCCACTGGCCCCCCTGGCCACGCTGGGCGGCATCGAGGCCGGGCTGCACGTCTGCCTGTTTCTGTCGCCGCCCCTGGACGCGCGGGACGTCGCCGCCGAACTGTCCAGACGCGGCGTGTTCGTCTCCACGCTGGACACCTACACCTTTGCGGGCAGGGTGCCCAACGCCCTGCTGCTGGGCTACGGCGGCCTGACCATGCACGCGGCGGAAACGGGGGCGCGGGCAATTGCGCGGGTGGTCGCCGGGCAGTAGGACAGATTTCCCGCGCCGTTCTCCGTGCCTAGCGCCGGCCCTTCACCAGCCAGGCGTGTTCCTCGATTCCTGCGGCCTGGTTGGCCGCGCGGGCCATCACGAACAGCAGGTCCGACAGGCGGTTCAGGTAGATCTGCACCTCGCGGTTGGCCTCCTCCACTTCCAGCAGGCGGATCACCTCGCGTTCGGCGCGGCGGGCCACCGTGCGGGCAAGGTGCAGGGCGGCGGCGGCGGGCGTGCCGCCGGGGTGGACAAACCCCGTGAACGGGGGCGCGGCCTCCTGGTAGCGGTCGATCATCGCTTCCAGGAACGCGGCGTCCTGGGCGTCAATACGGCTGATCTTCTTCTCGTAGGTGGTGCCGGGCCGGGTGGCAAGGTCTGCGCCCAGATCGAACAGCGCGTTCTGCAGGTATTCCAGATCCTGGTCCAGGGTGGCGTCGGGCTTGTGGCTGCGGGTGTTGTGGGCACGGGCCAGGCCCACGGCGCTGTTCAGCTCGTCCACGGTGCCGTAGGCCTCCACGCGCGGGTGGGTCT
This DNA window, taken from Deinococcus aerolatus, encodes the following:
- a CDS encoding tetratricopeptide repeat protein; protein product: MSDPVRSSSRPAEPSAAAPAALPDLGEVIRAGEWRRALAVSRVNGAGPDIQEALEAVFRFQETVRARRYPSARRALADYREALAGKADAAELSVLRRVADPDVLATALEALAAHLKEPDPEILAAGLAPALSEPLTRAEALNIQGVLMALQEQGAGARTLFEQALEADAGHYRALTNLGNLDIEAGDYAGAEARYREVIRLNPDYDGGHHNLGVALRRQGKMGEAVRSIRRGQRLGMKRSKEDADAEVKAQFAANPLFKGMRWVLIAVVVLVLFLALRGALT
- a CDS encoding VanW family protein, which codes for MKFWVMGVSAAVLLGGALAVGVAASAGDRLAPGLTVAGVDVGGLTRDQALAVLGDRAAAAPQITVTAREQTWTLGADQLGWHADAATSVAAAERATAERTLVQRVRDVIGQEQPQDFPLIAAVDAAVARATLSTLTGSLNAQPRNAAVAFDSKTLKYAVTVRDAPGRQYDAAAAATIYAAAPTSTTIRVPVREWKAQYTADVLQGHVNRGNALMRPFGVTLAGTTRKGVLTPLQVANLYWVKPQGIVPDEAALKRAFALLTGFIDQPARNARFAFKGDKLVKVPEKAGRVTQQAAYAAFRTGVLDADRTSMTLVSKKVSPTLTLAQLPDASRLELIHTGVSTYYNSSPERRTNVANAAAKIDGAVVPAEGTFSFLESLGSITADNGFVGGLIISGGRTVDGLGGGVCQVSTTAFRAMYGAGLPVVERNQHSYRVGYYEPQVGFEAAVYDPGLDLKFGNDTGGPLILRTINDDAASTLEVQVWGVKPQRTVTVSPAVILSRKAHPPAKYVVNPNLRPGITRQVDWAADGYSLYIQRTIKDASGVRTDRTSTVYKPWQAVYEVGPS
- a CDS encoding aspartate aminotransferase family protein, whose amino-acid sequence is MTATPESKTQSKWLAAELKHDSGVYNKHEVVMVRGLGATVWDENGRSYIDCVAGYGVANIGHSHPDVVKAIQEQAGRLMVMPQSVPNDKRAEFLQELVGILPAGLDRVFLCNSGTEAMEAAKKFAITGTGRKRFVSMKRGFSGRSLGALALTWEPKYREPFGDAVDNKNVDFVTYGNIEELRGAVTEETAAVILEPVQGEGGVRPATMEFIQEARRITREKGALLILDEIQTGFCRTGKMFATEHFGVTPDGMTLAKAMAGGVPIGAFVMTGEVADRMPAGGHGTTFGGNPLSMAAGLAAIRAMKREGMAEQAREKGAYFMERLRAIQSPKIREVRGMGLMIGVELKEKSAPYITALEHDEGVMALQATPLVVRFLPPITITREQIDQVVDAFARVLSGVNPRAERQAELAAQAEEKQSE
- a CDS encoding DMT family transporter; protein product: MTRQDAFQLFLLSAVWGISFLLIKWGGDVFPPLWMALLRCVFGAAVLWLALRLGRHTLPPAGLWKPLLLVAFFNNVVPWTFFAWGELTVSSNIAAILNATTPLFTLMISLGVREIAPSVRVILGVLIGLGGVGLTVFGGLSGGHASTLGVTVLAAAGLGYAIATVIAKRTLGGLNPVGLATTQLTLAGVMLLPAALLGPAPSALTSQAVLSMLFLGVFGSGFAYLLYYGLLSRVSSTQVVGVTYLLPV
- a CDS encoding pyridoxamine 5'-phosphate oxidase family protein — its product is MSNFYDPQQRDPSVSRRPQNRREDAWVRALLARVEIGRVATVWQSGDGQPFPFITTLAFAYRPETHDIVYHTNITGRLWANVGQGHPATFEASEIGALLPSNNPLELSVQYRSVVAFGTARLLADREEAREALRVLSERLFPDLRIGQQTRPILDSDLARTSVYSLAVDRWSGKENWAPGADQTEDWPALTPELARLRPALSGPAVPDAARVRP
- the pdxR gene encoding MocR-like pyridoxine biosynthesis transcription factor PdxR translates to MVAPRKAPLQTRISSPLPGELPVALTLERGVARPLQAQLADTLRAAALSGALPAGLTLPGSRTLAAELGVTRGVVANAYAELVADGTLEATVGRGTRVSAGAAQASSAGGGAPGWFVTPPAAPVDGPDRAAGIHFRVGVATTATLDTRAWRQAWAAAARATVSGDYGDPAGEPEVRAALAAFVARSRGLSAPPERVLVTAGSLQALNLILRLLPPQSGVLFEATGYRAARQAILDAGHVPVPLEQDADGPVVSADTPPARLAYMTPSHGFPLGGRMSVPRRLALLEWAARHDALIVEDDYDSEFRYGASPLPTLAGLDPQGNRVLYLGTLSKVLTPGVRTGFLIGPPALMPALVRARTLLDSGHPLPVQHALLHLLRTGEVDRHIRRTRRWHAGVRAVLTRVLEPLAPLATLGGIEAGLHVCLFLSPPLDARDVAAELSRRGVFVSTLDTYTFAGRVPNALLLGYGGLTMHAAETGARAIARVVAGQ
- a CDS encoding cob(I)yrinic acid a,c-diamide adenosyltransferase: MKLYTKTGDGGTTGLYGADRVSKTHPRVEAYGTVDELNSAVGLARAHNTRSHKPDATLDQDLEYLQNALFDLGADLATRPGTTYEKKISRIDAQDAAFLEAMIDRYQEAAPPFTGFVHPGGTPAAAALHLARTVARRAEREVIRLLEVEEANREVQIYLNRLSDLLFVMARAANQAAGIEEHAWLVKGRR